DNA from Nitrospina gracilis Nb-211:
TGATGCCTCTCCTGTGTTGTCTGGATCTGTTGAGTCCGGGTTTTCGATGTGTGCACGACCCGGGTCCGGGCGCGGGCGGACATGACCCCGCGGCTGAAAGTCAGCCGGGGTTGCGGGCCGCCGGCCGGACCGGTCGATAAGATTTCGTTTGCTCTGGCTGGCCTCAGGCAGGCCGGAAGCGCCCCGAGGCCGGATTGGTCAGGCGGGGATGGATTTCTCCGCCTTCGGCTTGGTGTCCGTCTTGGCTTTGGAAGCAGCGGTGTCCTCTTTCTTGTCGGACTGGGAGTCTGCTTTTGCATCGCCCTTTTGGGCGCTCGCTTCCGCTTCTTCCCTCTTGTCCTTCTGCTTCGCCTTGTACATCTCGTGACCTTCGATGGCGATGTCCGCCAGCCGCTTCGTGAACAGGCTGATTGACCGGATGGCGTCGTCGTTGCCCGGGATCAGGTAGTCGATGCCGTCCGGATCGCAGTTGGTATCCACGATCGCCACCACGGGAATATTCAGCTTGTTGGCCTCGGCCAGCGCGATGCGTTCCTTGCGCGTGTCCACGATGAACACGGCATCGGGCAGGTCCTTCATGGTCTTGATGCCCTGCAGGAATTTATTGAGCTTTTCGATTTCCTTGCGCCTCTGCTGGGCTTCTTTTTTATGAAGCAGGGCGAACTTGCCTTCTTCTTCCATGCGCTCCAGTTCCAGCAGGCGGTCGATGCTCTTGCGAATGGTCTGGAAGTTGGTCAGCGTGCCGCCCAGCCAGCGCTGGTTGATGTAGAACATGTTGGCGCGGGTGGCTTCGTCCGCGATCAGTTCCTTGGCCTGCGTTTTGGTGGCGACGAACAGAATCTTCTTGCCCTGCTGCGTCAGGTTCTCCACAAACTTCTCCGCGTCGCGGAACTTGTGAATGGTTTTCTGCAGGTCGATAATATGAATGCCGTTTCGGGCACCAAAAATATAGTCTCTCATCTTGGGATTCCAGCGGGTGGTCTGATGCCCGAAGTGAACCCCGGCTTCCAGTAATTCTTTGACTGCGATGTTTGCCATGAAACAAAACTCCTAATTGCGAATGGTTGAGCCTCCGCCTCCTTCTTCCCGTACCAGGAACCTGTTGGGGAACTCCCTGCCTGCCGCCAAAAAGCGGCCGCGACCGCGAATCCACAAGGCTTCGCCGCCGCCATGTTCGGGCAGGACCCACCGGGTCACCCCTGGTCCAGTCCAGAGACGTGCGAGATAAATGATTACAAACAAACGGCTTGCGCCGCATCAAGGCCGAATAGAGGGCTTCCAGATAGACTATCACAGCCCCCGCACCAAGACAAGGCAAAAGAGCTTCTAAATGACCGAGAAACAACGCCATCGCACGGAGGGCCAACGGGGCATGGCTCCGCGGGCGAACGAAAATCCGTGGACGCATACGGTGTCCGCTTTCCGGGCGTTGACGGAGATTCTATGGGAGCGATTCGTTTCTTAAAAAGGAGGAATGGTTGTGTCCGCTGCTGGCGGCTTCGCAAAAAACAAAAAAACCGGGCAAGGTGGCCCAGGATTCCACCTCCCCGGTTTACTGCTGTCCGGTAATTCCGTTATTTGCCTTTCACCGGTTTCGGCTTGGACGGTTTAGGCGTAGACGGTTTCATCGGCGGCTGTTTGATGGACTTTTCGGTTTCGTGTTTTGCACTGCGCATGGTCTTGGACATGGGTCTCATTCTCCAGAAAAAATAAAGTTGCCTGTTCAGGCGTTTTTAAATTTCTTGACGGAGAATCCAATTTGGGTTGCCCGCATCCTGGTCGTGCCTTTCAGCGTTCCCATTTTGTCTCGATCAAGCAAAGAAAAGGAACACCAAAAAACCATAGGCGCCGCGGCCTACGTACTTTTGGATAACGCCCCATAAACAGGGAGGTTACACAAAAAATATAGGGCTGCTCAAATTGGAAAGCAAAACTATTTTTAAAGATTTTTCGACCTTTTGGAGAAGGGGGGAATCCGGTGATTTGGCAGGCCTCCATCCCCCTTCCCATCGGCCTGAATCGAGGGGCCTATTGAACCGTGGGCCCATTTCAAATACAAACCCTTGCCTCCCGATTGAGCCGGGTCCTTCTGAACGTCCGCCAGGGGCCTATGGATTGATTTGTTTTTAAATGAGGAGGGGAGGATTTGCGATCGGTGGTCGTTGCCTGTCTGCAGAGGGAACGGAAAGGGCGACTGTTTTTTGTGTTTGAAAATCGTGACTCGTGTTTACGTCGTTCGTTTTCAGAAACAAAAAAACAAAAAGCCGGAAGAGGTGGACCAGGACGCCACCTCCCCGGCTTTCACTACGCCGTTTAAGCGATTACTTGCCTTTGGACGGTTTCGGTTTTGCCGATTTGCGCTGTTCCGGCTGGCCGGTCTGCTGTTTCGGGTTTTTTTCCATTTGCGGTTTGTTGTTGCGAATGGTCTTGGACATGGGTCTCATTCTCCAGAAAAAATAAAGTTGCCTGCTCAGGCGTTTTTAAATTTCTTGACGGAGAGTCCAATTTGGGTTGCCCGCATCCTGGTCGTGCCTTTTAGCGTTCCCATTTTGTCTCGATCAAGCAAAGAAAAGGAACACCAAAAAACCATAGGCGCCGTGGCCTACGTACTTTTGGATAACACCCCAAAAACAAGGAGGTTATACAAAAAATATAAGATTGTCCGCAGAGGAAAGCAAAGCAATTTTTAAAATATTTTTGACCTTTTTTGAAGGGCGGACCCGGAGGTTTTCGGGAGCCCGCCACCCCCCTCTCTTTCCCACGGGGAGGGGCAACCGGTTCCCCCTTCCGGTTCCCCGCTTATAGCGGGGGATAGGGGGGGTTCTTCCTGCGCAATCACTGAATGTAGTGAGGGATTTTGATGGCTTGCCGGTGCCGCCCGTTTGTAGCGGGACACGCCCGCTCACCGCCCCAGGCAGATGCCTACCGACTCGGCGGTGCGGATCAGCTGGGAGTCGAGCGGCACCTGCCGGATGCGTCCGGCCAGCTCCTTGAGCGGCACCAGCTCCAGGTTCGGGGTGCGGAGCGCCACCATGGTGCCGAAGCGTCCGTTCACTGCCGAGTGCAGGGCGAAACTGCCCAACTGGGTGCCCAGCACCCGGTCGAAGGCGATGGGCGTGCCGCCGCGCTGGAGGTGACCCAGCACCGTGCACCGCACTTCCAGATCGATGTCCCGCCCCAGCCGCGTGGCCAGGTGGTTGCCGATGCCGCCCAACTGCGGCACGCCCTGAAGCCGTGTGGTGGCGGCTTCCTGGGTGATCGGCTGGCAATCTTTCTCCATCGCGCCCTCGGCGACGACCATCAGGCTGAACGGTGCCTGCATGGTCTGGCGTTCTTTGATCTTCGCGGTCACCACATCGAAGTCGAAAGGGATTTCCGGTATCAGAATCACATGCGCGCCGCCGGCGATCCCCGCCTCCAGCGCGATCCATCCGGCGCTCCGCCCCATCACCTCCAGGATCATCACCCGGTCGTGACTGCGCCCGGTGGTCTGCAGGCGGTCGAGCGCGTCGGTCGCCACCTGCACCGCGGTGTGGAAGCCGAAGCTGTAGTCGGTGCCCTCCAGATCGTTGTCGATGGTTTTGGGCACGGCGATGATGGGCAGTCCCAGCTCACTCAGCTTGTAGGCGATCTGCAGCGAGCCGTCGCCGCCGATCACGAACAGGCAGTCGAGCTTGAGGTCGCGGAAGGTCTCGATGGCGCGGCCAGAGTAATCGTGGGTGGTGACGCGTCCGTCTTTGTGCAGTTCCTTGAAGGCAAAGGGGTCGCCCTTGTTGGAGGTGCCGAGGATGGTGCCGCCCTGCGGCAGGATGTCGCGCACACTGCGGAGCGTCAACTCCTGCGAGTGGTTGAAGACCAGCCCCTCGAAGCCTTTTTCGATGCCGATGACGCTCAGGTTGTGGTTGCGGATGGCGGAGAGGGTGAGGGCGCGGATGACGGCGTTCAGGCCGGAGCAGTCGCCGCCGCCGGTCAGAATGCCGATGCGTTTTAAAGGCATGCCACCTCCCTGGGAGAAGGAGACCGATCAGTCCCCCCTTGTAAAGGGGGCTGGGGGGATTCTTTCGTTAACATCCTTCACACAGTGAAGGATGTCGATGCTTGTCAAGTTTCATCCACAGTGGCGATGAGGTCGTAGTCGAGCGATCCGGTGATGCGCATGGGCACGATGTCGCCGGGCTCCACCGGGCTGTTCTCGATGATCACCTGGCCGTCGATGTCCGGTCCCTGAATCGGCAGGCGGCCCATCAACAGCATGCCATCGTCATCCAGCCCCTCCACCAGCACCGGATGCACCTGGCCGACGCGTGCGGCATTGCGACGTGTGGCAATTTCGTGTTGCGCCGCCATCAACCGGTCGCGGCGTGCCTCGCCAATTGCCGGATCGACCTTGTCGGCGTAGTCGTACGCCGTGGTGCCGGGTTCGTCGGAGTAGGCGAACACGCCCAGGTGATCGAACTCCATCTCGCGCACAAAATTTTCCATGTGTACGAAGTGCTCTTCCGTCTCGCCGGGGAAACCGGTGATGAACGTGGTGCGGAGCGCCACGCCGGGGATGCGGTCGCGCAGTTTTTTCAGCATGGCGCGCACACCCGCCTCCCGCTCCTGCCGCTTCATGCGTTGCAGCATGAAATCGTGCGTGTGTTGCAGGGGCACGTCGATGTACTTGACCACCTTGTCGAGCCGGGCCACGGCGTCGATCAACGCGTCGTTGACCACCGTCGGGTAACAGTAGAACAGGCGGATCCACTCGATCCCTTTAATGTCCGATAGGCGTTCGAGCAGTTCGACCAGGCCGTTTTTCATGCGCAGGTCGTAACCGTAGAGCGTGGTGTCCTGCGACACCAGGTTGATTTCCTTCACCCCCTGCTCGGCCAGCGCGCGGGCTTCTTCGAGGATGGAGTCGATGGGCCGGCTCTTTATGGGGCCGCGCAGTTTGGGGATGATGCAGAACGCGCACTGGTTGGAGCAACCCTCCGCAATCTTGATGTACGCCGAGTAAAACGGCGTGGTGACGACGCGGTGGTTGTACGCTTCGAAATACTGTGCCGGTTCGTGGACGAGGTTGCGCTGGCCGCCGTTGTTGCGGATCAGGTTTTTGAGCAGGGGGTACTGCTTGGTGCCCAAAAGGTGATCGATCTCCGGGATTTCCTTCAGGAGTTCTTCGGGATGCCGCTCGGCCAGACAGCCGGTGACGATGAGGCGTTCGCACTTGCCGCCGTTTTGTTTGTGCCGCGCCATCTCGAGGATGGTGTTCACCGACTCCTCGACCGCCGATTGCAGGAAGCCGCAGGTGTTGACGATGAGCACGTCCGCCTCGGCGGAGTTGTCCGTCAGTTCGTATCCGTTCTGTTTGAGGTCGCCCAACAGGCCTTCGGTGTCCACCAGGTTCTTGGGACAGCCCAGGCTGATCATGCCGATTTTTTTCATGCAGATTGACTGTGTTTTAAGGAGTAATAAGGTTCCGCCATCATACCGCAGAGGCGGGGCGCGGGCCTAATTTTTCTGAAAGATAGGGATCATCCCCCGCCGCCGCGGGCGGTGTCCAGCCGCTCCTGCATACGGGCGATCAAACCGGGAAAATCTTCCTTCTTCAATATCTGGTAGAACTGCGTCCTCAGGTTGTTGCGCATGCTGACGCCATCGAGAATCACGTCCACCACGCGCCAGCGGCTGGCGGATTCCAACAGGTCGAAGTCGATGCGGATTTCGCCCTCGTCTTTATGGTGCACCACGACGGGCACGGTGGCGGCATCGCCGTCTTTGGAGTTGCCTTTGTACTCGATTTTAAGCTCGCGGAAAAACTTGGCCGAGTTGGGAAACGCCACGTAGCGGAAGAGTTCTCCCAGAAGCTGGATGAACTGCTTCTGTTCCCCGGCAGAGCGGGGCTTCCAGTGTTTGCCGAGGGTTTGCTTGCTCACCTCCGCCACGTCCAGGTAGGTCAGTGCCTGGTCCATGGTCTTGCGGTTGGCCTTCGCCTCGTCGGGTGACAGCGCCTCGACTTCCTTCACCTGCTGGATGGTGGCCAGCAGGTTTTTCACCGCTTCCTGTGGCGTCTCGGCCCGCGCCGGGACGGCGGCGAGCAGGGTTGTGAGAAGGCACAACCCCAGCACCATGGCCAGGGTAAAAGACTGGATTGCTTGCCTTCGGCTTTTACAGTTGTGGTAGATTGTTGGGAATTTCAAAGTGTGCGTAAGCCCTGCCATGCAGTTTGCGACGTAGTGATAACGATTATATCGTAAACCGCCTCCCTCCGTGGGAATGAAAAATTTGAGGCGCAACGTTTCGGTACAACCCGGCTATGGAGTTGATCCATAGCCTTCCCATATTCTCATTACAATGAAACTGATCCCATTCAAAAAATTTTTAAGGAGCGCGGTTCTGGTTTGCGCGTTTGTTTCGATCCCGCTGGTGGCGCATTCCTCCGTCGTGGAAGCCGCGCCATGCACCCTGTACCAGGGCGAGGCGGGATGGGATGCGGTTCAGCGCGCCAAGATCGACCTCGTCAAGCACTTCCAGTACCAGCCGCTGACCCACCGCGACTTCTGTCAGCTGGCGCACCTCGACTACAAACTGGCGCAATGGGAACCGCAGGTGAAGGCCGAGCACCTGACCCGGTGCCTGGAAAACGTGGACAAGGCGATCGACCACAACCCGCAGGCGGGCATCGCCTACTTCCTGCGCGGCCTGTGCCTGGGGCGGCAGGGACAGATGCGCGGGCTGTGGGCCAGCCTGAACATCATCGATCCCGTCCGCACCAGCATGGAACGCGCGCGGCAACTGGCCCCGGGCATCGACGGCGGCGGACCCGACCGCGCGCTGGGACGCATGCTTTACGAATTGCCTTTCTTTTTGGGCGGCGATCTGGAAAAATCCATAAAGCATCTGGAAACCGCCGTCCAACTGGGACCGGGCAACTGGGAAAACCATTACTACCTCGCCCAGTCCTACCTGGCCGACCGCCGGTACCGGGACGCACAGCGGGAACTTCAGGATGCTCTCAGGTTGGCCGGGACCGTGAACGAAGATCCACAGATGGAGGAACACCGCCGGCACATCCGCGAACTTCTGCGCGACGTCGAACGCCGCCTGGACTGACCCTTCCATGTTGCAGGAACTGAGAATCACCAACTTCGCCATCATCGACAACCTGACGGTGACGTTCGGCCCGGGTCTCAACATCCTCACCGGCGAAACCGGCGCCGGCAAATCCATCATCATCGATGCGCTGAACCTGATCCTCGGCGGACGCGCCGACGCCGACAGCATCCGCTCCTCGGAATCCTCCGCCACGGTGGAAGCCGTGCTTGCGGTGGACGACCCGGCGACGCTCGACGCCATCCGCGAAATGGGCATCGAGGTCGAAGACAACCAGGTCCTCATCAAACGCCTCATCACGCTCGAAGGCAAAAACCGCACCTACCTCAACAACAGCCCGCTCACCGTCTCCGCTTTGGCGACCGTCGGCCAGCGGCTGGTGGACATCCACGGCCAGCACGATCACCAATCGCTCCTGCACGCGGAGCACCACGTCGGCCTGCTCGACCGCTACGGCAAACTGGGTAAAGAAAAGGCCGCGTATCAGTCTGCGTGGAGTGCGTACCGCAAGAAAGTCGAACAACTCAACCACCTGCTCAACCACCAGAGCGACCGCCTGCAACGACAGGACCTCCTGCAATTTCAGGTGAAGGAAATCGACGACGCGGCATTGAGCGTGGGCGAGGACGAAGAACTGCGCGCCGAAAAACACAAACTCAATCACGCCGAAAAACTGAGCGCCGCGCTCGACCAAGTGCTTGCCATGCTGAGCGACCAGGAGGGATCGGTGCTGGACCTGTTGGGACGCATCGACCGCGAACTGGGCCGGCTACCGGAGATCGACCCGGCGCTGGAACCGCAGTCCACGCGCGCCGGCAACGCCTTCATCGAGGCACAGGAGCTGGAGGCGGAACTGCGCGACTACGTGAAGCACATCGACTTCAGTCCGACGCGGCTGGAAGAGATCGAGGACCGGCTGGCGGAGATCAACGGCCTCAAACGCAAGTACGGCAACGACATCGCCGTCATCCTCGAGTACCGGCAAAAGATCGGCGACGAGCTGGAGTCATTGTCGCTGGGCGAGGAAGCGGTGGACGGACTGAAAAAAGAAATCGCCGAGCATCAGAAAGAAGTGGCGAAGCTCGCGGTGGACCTGGCGAAGAAACGCGAGCAGGCGGCGGACACATTGCAGAAGGCGGTGGAGAAGGAACTGAAAGACCTCAGCATGAAGCACGTGCGGTTCGGCGTGCGCTTCGACTACGAAGCCGACGCCGACGGCTTCACCACGTACAACAAAAAGACGGTGAAGGCGCATGGCGAAGGCATCGGGTCGGTGGAGTTTCTGTTCTCGCCGAACCTGGGCGAGGCGTTGAAGCCCTTGGCGCGCATCGCGTCGGGCGGCGAATTGTCGCGCGTGATGCTGGCGTTGAAATCGATTCTGAACGAGCAGGACGACATCCCCATCCTCGTGTTCGACGAAGTGGACGCGGGCATCGGCGGCAAGGTGGCGGAAAAGGTGGGGGTGAAGCTCAAGAAGATCGCCGCCACCAAGCAGGTGTTCTGCATCACCCACCTGCCGCAAATCGCGGGCATGGCCACGGCGCATTACCGCGTGCACAAAAGCGTGACAGGCAAACGCACCCGCTCGACCATCACCGAACTGTCCTACGACGAACGCGTGGAGGAGATCGCGCGCATGTCCGGCGGTGAGACCATCACCGACGCCACCCTGCAGTACGCGCGCGAGATGATCCAGCCCGCCCCACTGCGTGGGGAAGAAGCGGGCTAATGCCCGCAGACCATCGCAGTTACCATTGAGCCGCAGCCAGTTGCCTTGGACGCAGTCCGCCGGGTAGCGCCCGGGGGCACAAGAAAAATTCCTTTGTGCGCTCGACAACTATCGCCGCGACTACCGGGCAGTGGCCTGTTCGCTCCCGGCCTGGCCGGGAGTCCGCTATTTCTCGTGTTGGAGAGCCTGGATTTTCGGCTTTAGGTTTTCGACGCCGTCTTCGTCGCCGATCTCCTCGCAGAGCGCGAGCGAGCGCTGGTAGTAGTCGAGCGCTTTGGTGTTGTCGCCTTCCGTTTCCCACGCCCAGCCGAGGTTGTGGAGCAGGGCGGCGATGACTTCGTGGTTGCCTCCGCCTTGTTCGTTGTTGAAATGGAGGGATTTTTCGAACTGGTGGATGGCCTCGCCACTGCGCCCGGTTTCGGTGAGCGCGATGCCGAGGTTGCAACGCAACTGCGCCGTCTCGGCGGTCTCCTCGGCAGATTGCTTCAGGTGAAAACCGAGCGATTTGAGGTAGGAGTCGGCGGCCTGATCGTAATGCTTTTCCTCAAAGTAGGAATGCGCGACCCCTTCCCAGAAATTGCGCGCGAGGTCCTCGTTGTTCACATAGAGGTCGCGGAAATGCACGCCCTGCGTTTCTTCCAGCTCGGCGAGCGGCCTTAAGAACTCGCGGTGCTCGTCCACGTCCACGCCCAGCACCTCCTCAAAAAACTGGCGGTCTTCCGCGGAGAACTGCGGCTCCGGTTTTCCCGGTTGCAGGGGAATTTCCCACGGCGGCTGTTCGCGGTCTGGTGGCGGCTCGTATTTGCGCGAGCGGAACACGTACACCGCCGCCCCGAAGATGAGGACGCCGACAATGATGGAAAGGATGGTGTCGAGACTGGTCATGACCGGATTCCTGTGGCGTGTTGGCCCATCCTAACAAAAAAAGGCGGGTGGATGTCAGATTTTGAAGATACGGAGAGATTTGATTTTTGAAAAGGTTTGATCTCCGGCGCATTTCCAAAAACCCCCCATTCTCCGGCAAAAGAGAATGGGGGGTTTGCGGGGGTGTCGTCACATCTGGTGGTAGATTTCCGCGCCCTTCTGCTTGAAGGTCTGGGACATGTCTTCCATGCCCTTCTCCAGCGCCTTCCCTTCTTCCACACCCTGCTGGGCGGCGTAGTCGCGCACGTCCTGTGTGATCTTCATCGAGCAGAACTGCGGTCCGCACATCGAGCAGAAGTGCGCCAGCTTGTGGCCTTCCGCCGGAAGCGTTGCATCGTGGTACTTGAGCGCCGTCTCCGGATCGAGTGACAGGTTGAACTGGTCGGCCCAGCGGAACTCGAAGCGCGCCTTGCTGAGCGCATCGTCGCGCACCCTGGCTCCGGGATGCCCCTTGGCGATGTCCGCCGCGTGGGCGGAGATCTTGTAAGTGATGACGCCCTGCTTGACGTCGTCGCGGTCGGGCAGACCCAGGTGTTCCTTCGGCGTCACGTAGCACAGCATGGCGCAACCGAACCAGCCGATCATGGCGGCGCCGATGCCGCTGGTGAAATGATCGTAACCCGGCGCGATGTCGGTGGTCAGCGGCCCCAGCGTGTAGAACGGCGCTTCCTTGCACTCCTTCAACTGCTTGTCCATGTTCTCCTTGATGAGGTGCATGGGCACGTGGCCCGGTCCCTCGATCATGGTCTGCACGTCGTGCTTCCACGCGATCTCGGTCAGCTCGCCCAGCGTCTCCAGCTCGCCGAACTGCGCCGCGTCGTTGGCGTCCGCCAGCGATCCCGGCCGCAGGCCGTCGCCCAGCGAGAAGGCGACGTCGTACGCTTTCATGATCTCGCAGATGTCCTCGAAGTGCGTGTAGAGGAAGTTCTCTTTATGATGCGCCAGGCACCACTTGGCCATGATGGAGCCGCCGCGCGACACGATGCCGGTGACGCGCTTCGCCGTCCACGGCACGTAGCGCAGAAGCACGCCGGCGTGGATGGTGAAGTAATCAACGCCCTGCTCCGCCTGCTCGATCAACGTGTCGCGGAAAATCTCCCACGTCAGGTCTTCGGCCTTGCCGTTGACTTTTTCCAGCGCCTGGTAGATGGGCACGGTGCCGATGGGCACGGCGCTGTTGCGGATGATCCATTCGCGCGTCTCGTGGATGTTCTTGCCGGTGGACAGGTCCATGACCGTGTCACTGCCCCAGCGCGTCGCCCACACCATCTTCTCGACTTCTTCTTCGATGGAGCTGGCGATGGCCGAATTGCCGATGTTGGCGTTGATCTTCACCAGGAAGTTGCGGCCGATGATCATCGGCTCGATCTCCGGGTGATTGATGTTGACCGGGATGATGGCCCTGCCGCGCGCCACTTCGTCGCGCACGAACTCCGGCGTGATCTCGTTCGGGATGGCCGCGCCCCAGTGGTTGCCCTTCAGGCGGCCTTCGCGCTCGGCGTCTTCCAGCAGTTGGCGGCGTTTGGCGTTTTCGCGGATGGCGATGTATTCCATCTCCGGGGTGATGATGCCCTGCTTCGCGTAATGCATCTGGCTCACGTTGCGGCCCGGCTTGGCACGGTAAACTTTGCGTCCGGCGCGGTCGAAGCGCTCGATGTCCTGCATCTGGTCCTCGGACTTGTAACCGTTGTCCTCCGGGCGGATACTGCGGCCCTCGTAGGCTTCCACGTCGCCGCGGTCGAGAATCCATTTCTCACGCAGGGGAGCCAGGCCCTTGCGCACGTCGATGGTGACTTCCGGATCGGTGTAGGGTCCGGAGGTGTCGTAGATCAGGACCGGCGCGTTCGGCTCTTCCGTCGGCTGGCCGGGTTGCGGGTTGTGGATGGCGGTCGGCGACAACGTCACTTCCCGGAACGGCACGCGGATTTCCGGAAACAGTTTGCCGGACTCGTACACCTTTCTGCTGTTCGGGGAAATGGGATCCCGTGTGATTTTAAGTTCTTCCTTCTGGGCGGAGCCGGAAGGGCGATTGGGCATATTCATCAGGACTCTCCTTTGATGGCTTGTATGTATTTCGACGATGCGTTTTCGATATGTGTGCTGTTCCAGATCCCGCGGATGAGAGCGGCGCCGTGTGCGCCGGCCCGCATGACTTCCGGGATGCGTTCCAGGTTGATTCCTCCTAAAGCCAGAACGGGAAGGTTCACCCGCCCGGCGACTTCTTTCAACGCGTCCACTCCCTGCGGCGCGCCGTACTGCCTTTTCGACGGGGTGTCGTAGATGGGGCTGAAGGTGATGTAATCCGCCCCGTCTTCCTGCGCCTGCACGGCGCTCTCCAGCGAATGCGTGGAGACGCCGACCAGAAGCTGCGGGTACCGCGCCTTCACCTCGCCCGCCGGCAGGCCCGCTTCCGGCAGGTGCACGCCGTCGGCCTGCACCATCAGCGCCA
Protein-coding regions in this window:
- the recN gene encoding DNA repair protein RecN; amino-acid sequence: MLQELRITNFAIIDNLTVTFGPGLNILTGETGAGKSIIIDALNLILGGRADADSIRSSESSATVEAVLAVDDPATLDAIREMGIEVEDNQVLIKRLITLEGKNRTYLNNSPLTVSALATVGQRLVDIHGQHDHQSLLHAEHHVGLLDRYGKLGKEKAAYQSAWSAYRKKVEQLNHLLNHQSDRLQRQDLLQFQVKEIDDAALSVGEDEELRAEKHKLNHAEKLSAALDQVLAMLSDQEGSVLDLLGRIDRELGRLPEIDPALEPQSTRAGNAFIEAQELEAELRDYVKHIDFSPTRLEEIEDRLAEINGLKRKYGNDIAVILEYRQKIGDELESLSLGEEAVDGLKKEIAEHQKEVAKLAVDLAKKREQAADTLQKAVEKELKDLSMKHVRFGVRFDYEADADGFTTYNKKTVKAHGEGIGSVEFLFSPNLGEALKPLARIASGGELSRVMLALKSILNEQDDIPILVFDEVDAGIGGKVAEKVGVKLKKIAATKQVFCITHLPQIAGMATAHYRVHKSVTGKRTRSTITELSYDERVEEIARMSGGETITDATLQYAREMIQPAPLRGEEAG
- the thiC gene encoding phosphomethylpyrimidine synthase ThiC, encoding MNMPNRPSGSAQKEELKITRDPISPNSRKVYESGKLFPEIRVPFREVTLSPTAIHNPQPGQPTEEPNAPVLIYDTSGPYTDPEVTIDVRKGLAPLREKWILDRGDVEAYEGRSIRPEDNGYKSEDQMQDIERFDRAGRKVYRAKPGRNVSQMHYAKQGIITPEMEYIAIRENAKRRQLLEDAEREGRLKGNHWGAAIPNEITPEFVRDEVARGRAIIPVNINHPEIEPMIIGRNFLVKINANIGNSAIASSIEEEVEKMVWATRWGSDTVMDLSTGKNIHETREWIIRNSAVPIGTVPIYQALEKVNGKAEDLTWEIFRDTLIEQAEQGVDYFTIHAGVLLRYVPWTAKRVTGIVSRGGSIMAKWCLAHHKENFLYTHFEDICEIMKAYDVAFSLGDGLRPGSLADANDAAQFGELETLGELTEIAWKHDVQTMIEGPGHVPMHLIKENMDKQLKECKEAPFYTLGPLTTDIAPGYDHFTSGIGAAMIGWFGCAMLCYVTPKEHLGLPDRDDVKQGVITYKISAHAADIAKGHPGARVRDDALSKARFEFRWADQFNLSLDPETALKYHDATLPAEGHKLAHFCSMCGPQFCSMKITQDVRDYAAQQGVEEGKALEKGMEDMSQTFKQKGAEIYHQM
- a CDS encoding tetratricopeptide repeat protein produces the protein MKLIPFKKFLRSAVLVCAFVSIPLVAHSSVVEAAPCTLYQGEAGWDAVQRAKIDLVKHFQYQPLTHRDFCQLAHLDYKLAQWEPQVKAEHLTRCLENVDKAIDHNPQAGIAYFLRGLCLGRQGQMRGLWASLNIIDPVRTSMERARQLAPGIDGGGPDRALGRMLYELPFFLGGDLEKSIKHLETAVQLGPGNWENHYYLAQSYLADRRYRDAQRELQDALRLAGTVNEDPQMEEHRRHIRELLRDVERRLD
- a CDS encoding 6-phosphofructokinase, whose product is MPLKRIGILTGGGDCSGLNAVIRALTLSAIRNHNLSVIGIEKGFEGLVFNHSQELTLRSVRDILPQGGTILGTSNKGDPFAFKELHKDGRVTTHDYSGRAIETFRDLKLDCLFVIGGDGSLQIAYKLSELGLPIIAVPKTIDNDLEGTDYSFGFHTAVQVATDALDRLQTTGRSHDRVMILEVMGRSAGWIALEAGIAGGAHVILIPEIPFDFDVVTAKIKERQTMQAPFSLMVVAEGAMEKDCQPITQEAATTRLQGVPQLGGIGNHLATRLGRDIDLEVRCTVLGHLQRGGTPIAFDRVLGTQLGSFALHSAVNGRFGTMVALRTPNLELVPLKELAGRIRQVPLDSQLIRTAESVGICLGR
- a CDS encoding tetratricopeptide repeat protein, producing the protein MTSLDTILSIIVGVLIFGAAVYVFRSRKYEPPPDREQPPWEIPLQPGKPEPQFSAEDRQFFEEVLGVDVDEHREFLRPLAELEETQGVHFRDLYVNNEDLARNFWEGVAHSYFEEKHYDQAADSYLKSLGFHLKQSAEETAETAQLRCNLGIALTETGRSGEAIHQFEKSLHFNNEQGGGNHEVIAALLHNLGWAWETEGDNTKALDYYQRSLALCEEIGDEDGVENLKPKIQALQHEK
- the rimO gene encoding 30S ribosomal protein S12 methylthiotransferase RimO, with translation MKKIGMISLGCPKNLVDTEGLLGDLKQNGYELTDNSAEADVLIVNTCGFLQSAVEESVNTILEMARHKQNGGKCERLIVTGCLAERHPEELLKEIPEIDHLLGTKQYPLLKNLIRNNGGQRNLVHEPAQYFEAYNHRVVTTPFYSAYIKIAEGCSNQCAFCIIPKLRGPIKSRPIDSILEEARALAEQGVKEINLVSQDTTLYGYDLRMKNGLVELLERLSDIKGIEWIRLFYCYPTVVNDALIDAVARLDKVVKYIDVPLQHTHDFMLQRMKRQEREAGVRAMLKKLRDRIPGVALRTTFITGFPGETEEHFVHMENFVREMEFDHLGVFAYSDEPGTTAYDYADKVDPAIGEARRDRLMAAQHEIATRRNAARVGQVHPVLVEGLDDDGMLLMGRLPIQGPDIDGQVIIENSPVEPGDIVPMRITGSLDYDLIATVDET
- the rpsB gene encoding 30S ribosomal protein S2, whose product is MANIAVKELLEAGVHFGHQTTRWNPKMRDYIFGARNGIHIIDLQKTIHKFRDAEKFVENLTQQGKKILFVATKTQAKELIADEATRANMFYINQRWLGGTLTNFQTIRKSIDRLLELERMEEEGKFALLHKKEAQQRRKEIEKLNKFLQGIKTMKDLPDAVFIVDTRKERIALAEANKLNIPVVAIVDTNCDPDGIDYLIPGNDDAIRSISLFTKRLADIAIEGHEMYKAKQKDKREEAEASAQKGDAKADSQSDKKEDTAASKAKTDTKPKAEKSIPA
- a CDS encoding MlaC/ttg2D family ABC transporter substrate-binding protein, producing MCLLTTLLAAVPARAETPQEAVKNLLATIQQVKEVEALSPDEAKANRKTMDQALTYLDVAEVSKQTLGKHWKPRSAGEQKQFIQLLGELFRYVAFPNSAKFFRELKIEYKGNSKDGDAATVPVVVHHKDEGEIRIDFDLLESASRWRVVDVILDGVSMRNNLRTQFYQILKKEDFPGLIARMQERLDTARGGGG
- the thiE gene encoding thiamine phosphate synthase → MTGQPQSMKTRLIQDVAEVKADQLRLLLITDLKDVPRDRHLDTVEAALKGGVRDLQLREKDLPLRDLFSLAVALRQLTSHYGARLYINDRVDVALMVQADGVHLPEAGLPAGEVKARYPQLLVGVSTHSLESAVQAQEDGADYITFSPIYDTPSKRQYGAPQGVDALKEVAGRVNLPVLALGGINLERIPEVMRAGAHGAALIRGIWNSTHIENASSKYIQAIKGES